The stretch of DNA CGCCTTCTCCTCCGGCGCCTTGTCGATCTCGTCGTAGGCCGTGAACTCCGCACCCCCGGCTTCCGCCAAAACCTTCGTGATCGCCGCCGTCAGCGTCGTCTTCCCATGGTCAACGTGACCGATCGTCCCGACATTGCAGTGCGGCTTCGTCCGCTCAAACTTCGCCTTGGCCATGACTTCCTTGTTCCCGAATGCGGCGCGCAGATCCGGCGCCAGTCAGTCCAAACTCATAATCCCCGATCGCAACATGGCTGGAGCGGGTGATGGGAATCGAACCCACATAACCAGCTTGGAAGGCTGGGGCTCTACCATTGAGCTACACCCGCAAACTTCCGCCTTCGCTTAGAGAGGCTTGGTGGAGGGGGTTGGATTCGAACCAACGTAGGCTGAGCCAACGGGTTTACAGCCCGTCCCCTTTAACCACTCGGGCACCCCTCCTCGCCACCGTAGCGTCACGATGCAACGGGGTTGGGAAATATGTTGATTTGCAACCGCGTGTCAACTTTAAACAAGTGAAAACACTGCCGTTAGCCGAACTTTTGTGCGGCTGCGGCAGTGCGCGCGCCAAGGGCGCAATAGTCAGGATAATAATCGGGGATATGGCAAAGCGCAAGGCGGCCCGCAAGAGGGGCGGAAATCCGGGCAAAACGGCCCCCCACTGGCTCTACGGGCTGCACAGCGTCGCGGCCGCCCTGGGCAACCCAGAGCGCCGTTGCCTGAGGCTGCTGGCCACCCGGCAGGGCGCCGAGGCCCTGGCCGCCTCGGGGGGATCCCCGCTGCCGCCACAGATCGCCGGCCGCGAGGACCTTGAACGGGCGCTCCCCCCGGGGGCGGTCCATCAGGGGGTGGCCCTCCTGGTAGAGCCCCTGCCGGCCAGGGATCTCGCGGCGATTCTCCCGCCCGAGGGCCCGGCGGTGGTGGTCGCCCTCGACCAGGTCACGGATCCCCAGAATCTCGGCGGCATCCTGCGCTCCGCCGCCGGATTCGGCGCCCTGGCGGTGGTCACCCAGGAGCGCCACGCCCCCGGCGTCACCCCGGCCCTGGCCAAGGCCGCCTCCGGCGCCCTTGAGGCCGTGCCCCTGGTCCAGGTCAACAACCTGGTCCGCGCCCTCGAAGGCCTCAAGAAGGAGGGCTTCTGGGTCGTCGGGCTCGACGCCGAGGCCGGGGAGCCGCTCTCGGCGCTGGACGCCGGCCCGCGGGTCGTCCTGCTGCTCGGCGCGGAGGGCGCCGGCCTGCGCCGGCTGACCAGGGAAACCTGCGACTTCCTGGCTGCGATCCCGCTGCAGGGGCCCGTCGCCAGCCTCAACGTCAGCACCGCCGCCGCCATCGGCCTCTACGAACTGCTCGGGCGCTAGATCAAACTGCGCTCAATTGATTCCAATTGAGCGCAGATAATTTGATATATTCCATACAGATAGAGCAGCTTATCTGCATTCGAATGAACGCAGGCTGCTCTAGAAGCTGGGCGGGGTGCAGGCGGTGACGACGACGGCCTCCTCCTCCCCCAGGTTGCGGAAGCGGTGCGGCAGGCGGCTGTCGAAGTAGAAGGCCTCGCCCGGCCCGAGGACCCGGCGCTGATCGCCCACCGTGACCTCCAGCCGGCCGCTGATGACCACCCCACCCTCCTCGGCCTCGTGGCGCAGCATGGTCTCGCCGGTGTCGGCCCCGGGCGCGTAGCGCTCGTGGAGAATCTGCAGGCCGCGCGCCGAGAGGTCCTGGCCGACCTGGCGGTAGGAGACCCTGCCGCCGGCGATCTCGGTCAGCTCCTCGGGCCGGTAGAAGACCTGCTCCCGCGGTGCCAGGTCGAGGGCGAAGAAGTCCGCCAGCGACAGCGGAAAGCCGGCGAGGACCTTCTTGAGCATGCCGACCGAGGGGTTGCTGCGGTTCTGCTCGATCAGCGAGATCACCGCGTTGGAGACCCCGGCCCGCTTGGCCAGCTCGCGCTGCGACAGGCCGTGCAGCTCGCGCAGCGCCCGCAGCCGCTGCCCCAGGTCGAAGTCGTCTGCGATGGGCGCCATGGCGTTCCCGATCCCTTTGCCCTGCCGAGCCTGTTAATAGTGTTAAGTATTCTAAACACTCAAATCGAGCAAGGGCCAAAACTGCCCGGAATTGTTGTCCGATTGTCAAATTTCCTGATCATGATAAGCTCGGCGCGGAACGGAGAACGCCGAGTCACGGGACTGGGAGGCCAAGCCATGGACCCGAAGGCCGCTGCCATCGATTTCGATACCTCGCCGAACAACCTCGAAGCCTTCTGGATGCCCTTCACCTGGAACCGCAGGTTCAAGCAGCATCCGCTGCTGCTCGCCTCGGCCAAGGACATGCACTACACCAGCGTCGACGGCCGGCCGATCCTGGACGGCACCGCGGGCCTCTGGTGCTGCAACGCGGGCCACGGCCGCCAGAGGATCGTCGAGGCGGTGCAGCAGGCGGTGGCGCGCCTGGACTTCGCACCGACCTTCCAGCTCGGCCATCCCCTGGTCTTCGAGCTGGCCTCGCGCCTGACCAACCTGGTGCCCGGCAACTATGACCACGTCTTCTTCTGCAACTCCGGCTCCGAGGCGGTCGATTCCGCCCTCAAGATCGCCCTCGCCTACCACCGGATGCGTGGCGACGCCGCCCGGACCCGCCTGATCGGCCGCGAGCGCGGCTATCACGGGGTCGGCTTCGGCGGCATCTCGGTCGGCGGCATCGTCAAGAACCGCATGTTCTTCGGGCCCCTGATCAACGGCGTCGACCACCTGCCCCACACCCACGACATCGAGCACAACGCCTTCTCGCGCGGCCAGCCGGAATGGGGCGCCCACCTGGCCGACGAGCTGGAGCGCCTGGTCGCCCTGCACGACGCCTCGACCATCGCCGCGGTCATCGTCGAACCGGTCGCCGGCTCGACCGGCGTGCTGGTGCCGCCCCTCGGCTACCTGCAGCGCCTGCGCGAGATCTGCGACAAGTACGGCATCCTGCTGGTCTTCGACGAGGTGATCACCGGCTTCGGCCGCCTCGGCAAGGGCTTCGCCACCGAGTACTTCGGGGTCGAGCCGGACCTCATCACCTGCGCCAAAGGCCTGACCAGCGGCACCATCCCCATGGGCGCGGTGATCTGCCGCAAGGGCATCTACGAGACCTTCATCGAGGCGGCCGATGCGACCGGCGGCACCATCGAGCTCTTCCACGGCTACACCTACACCGGCCATCCGGTGGCCGCGGCCGCCGGCCTGGCGACCCTGGAAGTCTACAAGGAGGAAGGCCTCTTCGAGCGCGCGGCCGAGCTGTCGGGCTACTGGGAGAGCGCGGTCCACAGCTTCAAGGGCGAAAGGCACGTCATCGACGTCCGCAACCTCGGGCTGATCGGCGCGATCGAGCTGGAGCCACGGCCCGGCAAGCCGACCGAGCGGGCCTACGAGGCCTTCGTCAAGTGCTTCGAGAAGGGCGTCCTGATCCGGGTCACCGGCGACATCATCGCCCTGTCGCCGCCGCTGATCATCGAGAAGTCGCAAATCGACGAGCTCTTCGAAACCCTGCGCGGCGTCCTTCAAAATCTGGACTAAGCCGCGCCCGAGGGCGCAGAGTGAGGGGGCCGCCGGACCGGCGGCCCCTTTATTTCGACCGTATCGAGGTTTCGACCGCATCAAGAAACGGCGCCGCCCGACGGGCGGCCGGCAGAGCCAAGGACAGGGAAGAGTCATGCTTGTTGGCGTTCCGAAGGAAGTGAAGACCCACGAATACCGTGTCGGCCTGGTGCCGGCCTCGGTCCGCGAGCTGGTCCACCACGGCCACCAAGTCCTGGTGGAGACCGAGGCCGGCGCCGGAATCGGGTTTACCGACGACGACTACCGCGCAGCCGGCGCGGAGATCGCCGGCGATGCCGGCGAGGTCTTCGCCAAGGCCGAGATGGTGGTCAAGGTCAAGGAGCCGCAGCCCGCGGAGTACGCCCGGCTGCGGGAGAACCAGGTCCTCTTCACCTACCTGCACCTCGCCCCCGACGAGGCCCAGACCAAGGGCCTGGTCGAGTCCGGCTGCATCGCCGTGGCCTACGAGACCGTGACCAACAACCAGGGCGGCCTGCCCCTGCTCTCGCCGATGAGCGAAGTCGCCGGGCGCATGTCGGTCCAGGTCGGGGCCCACTGCCTGGAGAAGGAGCAGGGCGGCTCCGGCATGCTGCTGGGCGGCGTGCCCGGCGTGGCGGCCTCCCGGGTCGTGATTATCGGCGGCGGCGTCTCGGGCACCAACGCGGCGCGCATGGCCATGGGCATGGAGGCCCACGTCACGGTGATCGACAAGTCCCTGGAGCGGCTCTATGCGCTGGACCTGCAGTTCGGCCCCATGCTGAACACCATCTACTCGACCGTCGACGCCATCGAGACCCACGTCATCGGCGCCGACCTGGTGATCGGTGCGGTCCTGGTGCCGGGCGCCGCCGCGCCCAAGCTGGTGACCCGCGAGATGATCCGCCGGATGCGGCCCGGCTCGGTCCTGGTCGACATCGCCATCGACCAGGGCGGCTGCTTCGAGACCTCGCGCGGCACCACCCATGCCGAGCCGACCTACGTGGAGGAGGGCTGCGTCCACTACTGCGTGACCAACATGCCCGGCGCCGTGGCCCGGACCTCGACCTTCGCGCTCAACAACGCCACCCTGCCCTTCGCCCTGGCCCTGGCCAACAAGGGCGCCCGCCAGGCCCTGCACGACGACCACCACCTCAAGCAGGGCCTCAACGTCGCCCTGGGCAAGGTCACCTACAAGGCGGTCGCGGAGGCCCACGGCCTCGCCTACAGCGCGCCGGAAGAGGTCCTGGGGATCTAGGGCAGAAGGTCGCGCAGGCGGTACCACAGCATCGCCAGCGCCAGGGTCGGGGTGCGCAGCAGCCGGCCGCCGGGAAAGGTTGTGTGCGGCAACCTGGTGAAGAGGTCGAATCGCTCGGCCTGCCCGGCGATGGCCTCGGCCATGACCTTGCCGGCGATCCCGGTGATCGCCACCCCCTGGCCGGAGAAACCGTGGGCGAAGTAGGTCGTCGGCCCCAGCCGGCCGAGATGGGGCGTCCGCTCCATGGTGATCGCCACGTAGCCGCCCCAGGCGAAATCGAAGCCGACGTCCGCCAGCCCTGGGAAGACCTCCAGCATGCTGTGGCGCATCGCGGCGGACAGGTTGCGCGGCGCCAGGGTCGTATAGCTGACCCGGCCGCCGAACAGCAGGCGGTGGTCGGCTGACAGCCGGAAGTAGTTGAGCACGAACTTGCAGTCGCAGATCGCTTCGTTGCGCGGGATCAGGCCGCGGGCCCGGTTCTCGCCCAGCACCTCGGTCGCGCCGATGTAGGTGCCGACCGGCATGATCTTGCGGCGGATCCGCGGCACCAGGTCGCCCAGGTAGGCGTTGCAGCAGAGCACCAGGAAGCGGGCCCGCACCCGGCCCCGCTCGGTGGTGACCGAGGGCGCGGCACCGGTCTCGAAGGCGAGGACCCGGGAATCCTCGTAGATCCGCGCCCCGGCCGCCTCGGCGGCCCGTGCCAGGCCCAGGCAGTAGTTCAAGGGGTGCAGGTGCCCGGCCCCGGCGTCAATCATGCCGCCGAGGTAGATCTCGCTGTCGACGTGCCCGCGCAGTTCCGCCTTCCCGACGATCGCCGTCTGCCGGTAGCCGTAGTCGCGCAGGCAGAGCTCTCCCGCGCGCTTCAGCTCGTCCAACTGGCGCCGCTTTTCGGCGGCCAGGACCAGGCCCCAGGTCAGGTCGCAGTCGATCTCGTGGCGCGCGACCCGCTCGCGGATGATCGCCTTGCTCTCCTCGGCCAGGTCCCAGAGCTTGCGGGCATCCTCCGCCCCGACCCAATCCCTGATTGGCTCGATGCCGCTCGCAAAGCCGGTGTTGATCTGGCCGCCGTTGCGCCCGGAGGCGCCCCAACCGACGCGCGCGGCCTCGAGCACGGCAACCTCGTAGCCCTTTTCGGCCAGGTTGAGCGCGGTCGAGAGGCCGGTGAAGCCGCCCCCGACGACGCAGACGTCGGCCTCGATCTCGCCTTCGAGGCGCGGCCGCGCCGTAATTCCCTTCGCGCTCGCCAGGTAGTAGGAGGGAACGTAGTCCTCGCCGCTCATGGCCTCCTGGTACGGCGGGGCGCGCCGAAGCGTCAAGCTGCGAAGGCGCTTGCCAGGCCTGCGGAGGGCATGCTAGCGCTCCCGGCACGCCTGCAGGCCCACCCCGAAAAGCCCAGGAGTCCCTTCGCGCGGCATCGCCCTCGCGGGGCTCCGAGAGCAGCCGATATGAGCGCCATCGAAGACTTTCTCAAAGAGCACAAGATCGAAGAGGTCGAGTGCCTGGTGCCCGACATGGCGGGCATTGCCCGCGGCAAGATCCTGCCCGCCGACCGCTTCATCAAGGGCATTCGCAGCAACGTGCTGCGCATCCCGGAGCAGATCTTCGTGCAGACCGTCACCGGGCACTATCCTTCGGAAGACGACGTCACCGACCCGGCCGCGCGGGACGTCTTCCTGACCCCCGATCCCGGCACCATCCGGGTCGTGCCCTGGTACGAGGAGCCCACGGCCCAGATCATCTGCGACGCCTACTACTTCGACGGGGCGCCGGTCGAGTTCGCCTCGCGCAACGTTCTGCGCCGAGTCCTGGACCTCTACGCCGAGAAGGGCTGGCGGCCAATCGTCGCCCCGGAGCTGGAGTTTTTCCTGGTCGACGTCAACACCGACCCGGACAACCCGCTTGAGCCGCCGGTCGGGCGCAGCGGCCGGCGCGAGACCTCGCGCCAGTCCTACGGAGTCGACGCGGTCAACGAGTTCGATCCCATCTTCGAGGACGTCTACGACTTCTGCGAGGCCCAGGGCATCGACATCGACACCCTGACCCACGAGGCCGGCTCCGCCCAGATGGAGATGAACTTCAATCACGGCGACGCCATGGAGCTGGCCGACCAGACCTTCCTCTTCAAGCGGACGGTCCGCGAGGCCGGCCTGCGCCACAAGGTCTACGCCACCTTCATGGCCAAGCCGATGCAGGACGAGCCGGGCAGCTCGATGCACATCCACCAGAGCCTGCTCAACGCCAAGACCGAGCGCAACCTCTTTTCCCAGAACAGCGGCAAGAACACGAGCCTGTTCAACCACTACATCGGCGGCCTTCAGAAGCACGTGCCGGCGATGATGCCGCTGTTCGGACCCAACGTGAATTCCTACCGGCGCCTCGTGCCCTACTCCGACGCCCCGATCAACACGCACTGGGGCTACGACAACCGTACGGTCGGGCTGAGGGTGCCCCATTCCGATCCCCGCGCCCGCCGGGTCGAGAACCGGATCGCCGGCGCCGACGCCAATCCCTACCTGGCGATCGCAGCGACCCTGGCCTGCGGCTACATCGGCATGACCGAGAAGATCAAGCCGCGGCCGCCGATCGACGGCAGCGCCTACCGCCTCGCCCACACCCTGCCGCGCACCCTCTACGACGCGCTGCAGCGCTTCACCGGCAGCCGGACGATCCGGCCGGTCCTGGGCGAGAGCTTCATCGACGCCGTGGCCCTGGTCCGCTCCACCGAGCTCGAGGCCTACCAGCAGGTGATCTCGTCTTGGGAACGCGAGCACCTTTTGTTAAACGTATAGGCCCAGACTCGGAATCGGACCCATGGTCGAGGCCAGGCAAAGAGAGATCCGCTTCGAGGCGACCCCCGTCTCCCAGCTCAGCCGCCACGACGAGCTGTTGATCCTCTGCGCCCGCATCGGCTTCAATCCCTGACGGCCGCTGGACCCAGGCCCCCGCCGGCCCCCGCCGCTTCCAGCGCAACGCCGTTCAGGAGACGAAAAGATGACAGCCCAGCCCGCACGCAACTCCACAACCTGGTGGCGCGAATCCGACAGCCGCCACCACCTGCACCCCTTCACCGACACCAAGGCCCTGACAGAGAAGGGCGGCAGCCGGGTCATCACCTCGGCCGAGGGGGTCTACCTCTCCGATTCCGAGGGCAACCGGATCCTGGACGCCATGGCCGGGCTGTGGTGCGTCAACGTCGGCTACGGCCGCAAGGAGCTGGCCGAGGTCGCCTACAAGCAGATGCTGGAGCTGCCCTACTACAACACCTTCTTCCAGTCGGCGACGCCGCCCTCGATCGAGCTGGCCGAGAAGCTGGCCGAGATCACCCCGGCGGGCCTGGACCGCGCGTTCTTCGCCTCCTCCGGCTCCGAGGCCAACGACACCATCGTGCGCATGGTCCGGCACTTCTGGAACCTGGAGGGCCGGCCCGAGAAGAAGACCTTCATCTCGCGGACCTTCGGCTACCACGGCAGCACCATGGCGGCGGCCAGCCTGGGCGGCATGGCGGCGATGCACGGCCAGGCCGACCTGCCCCTGCCCGGCTTCGTCCACGTCACGCCGCCCTACTGGTACGACTACGGTGGCGATCTCTCGCCCGAGGACTTCGGCCGCCAGGCGGCCAAGGCGGTCGAGGACAAGATCCTGGAGCTGGGGCCGGAGAGCGTCGCGGCCTTCATCGGCGAGCCGATCCAGGGCGCCGGCGGGGTGATCATCCCGCCCGAGACCTACTGGCCGGAAATCCAGCGGATCTGCAGGCAGCAGGACGTGCTGGTGATCGCCGACGAGGTGATCTCGGGCTTCGGGCGCACCGGCGCCTGGTTCGCCAGCGAGGTCTTCGACATCAAGCCAGACCTTATGACCCTGGCCAAGGGCATCTCCTCGGGCTACCTGCCGCTCTCCGCGGTCATGGTCGGCGAACGGGTCGCCGAGACCCTGGTTCAGGAGGGTGGTGAGTTCTTCCACGGCTTCACCTACTCCGGCCACCCCGTGGCCTGCGCGGTCGCCCTGGAAAACCTCCGCATCATCGAGGACGAGGGCCTGATCGCGAAGGTGCGCGACGAGACCGGCCCCTACCTGGCCGCGCGGCTTCAGACCCTGGCCGACCACCCGATCGTCGGCGAGGTCCGCAGCCTCGGCCTGCTCGGCGCGGTCGAGCTGGTCAAGGACAAGGCGACCCGCACCCACTTCGACGACCTGGGCCATGCCGGCACGCTCTGCCGCGACCACTGTGTCGCGAACGGCCTGGTCATGCGCGCCGTGCGCGACGCCATGATCTGTTCGCCGCCGCTGACCTTCGAGAAAATCCACGTCGACGAGATGGTCCGCCTCCTCCGCCAGGCCCTCGACCTGACGGCGAAGGATCTGGGTGCGGCTTGACGCCCCGCCGGACCGGGAGACGGTAAATGCCCCAAGTCACCGTCGCCGCGACGCAGATGGCCTGTTCCTGGGACCGCGAGGCCAACGTCCGGAACGCCGAGGCCCTGGTCCGCGAGGCGGCGGGTCGGGGCGCGCAGATCGTCCTGATCCAGGAGCTCATCGAAACGCCCTACTTCTGCGCCGAGCAGAAGCAGGCGCACTTCGCGCTCGCCCGACCGGCCGAGGGCCATCCGCTGCTCAAGGCCATGGGCGACCTGGCGGCGGAGCTCGAGGTCGTCCTGCCGGTTTCCTTCTTCGAGCGGGCCAACAACGCCCACTACAATTCCCTGGTGGTCATCGACGCCGACGGCGGCAACCGCGGCCTCTATCGCAAGAGCCATATCCCGGACGGCCCGGGCTATCAGGAGAAGTTCTACTTCAACCCGGGCGACACCGGCTTCAAGGCCTTGCGGACCCGCTACGCCACCATCGGCGCGGCGGTCTGCTGGGACCAGTGGTTCCCCGAAGCCGCCCGGGCCATGGTCCTCAAGGGTGCGGAGATCCTCTTCTACCCCACCGCCATCGGCAGCGAGCCCCAGGACCCGACCCTGGTCAGCAAGGACCACTGGCAGCGCAGTATGCAGGGCCATGCGGCCGCAAACATGGTGCCGCTGGTCGCCTCCAACCGAATCGGAACGGAACAAAGCGAGGCCGGCGGCCTGACCTTCTACGGCGCCTCCTTCATCGCCGACGAGACGGGCGGAAAGGTGGCCGAGGCCAGCGCCGATCGGCAGGAGGTCATCACCGCCAGCTTCGACCTGGAGGCGATCCGCGCCGCCCGTGCCTCTTGGGGCCTGTTCCGCGACCGCCGCCCGGACCTCTACGGCCCGCTGCTGACCCTGGACGGCGGGACGCTCGGCAAGCCTTAGAGCGACCGGCCTTGGCTAATACCAAGGGAAGGAAATATCGACCTGTTTCATGGGCCTCATTGGCCGCCCGGGCAGGCGCGGTGCGCGGCGCGATGCGGGGCATCGGGCAAGCATCGCAACGCACCCGGGCGGCCAATGAGGCCCACCGAAGGCGGCGCTGTGGTGCCTTCCGGGTGCGTTGCGGCCTGCTTATGGTGCACCAGCACCACGGCGCAGACCGCGCCTTCCCGAAAGGCACCACAGCGCCGTGAAACAGGTCAATACTTCCTTCCCTTGGTATTATCCTTGTGTTCGGGATCCAAGACGGAGGGGTCCTGGGCGCCCTCCGCGGGCCTGCTCGCGGCGGACGGCCCGGGCGTTGGCGCCGCGCCGCCCTCAATGCCGCGGCCCTCTCCCTGTTCGGGGAGCTCGGCGCGCAAACGCGGCAGAGCGTCCGGATAGCTCTTCTGCAAGAAATCGATCAGCCCCTCGCGAACCTCGCAGCGGAGATTCCAGGCGTCCCCTGAGTTCCGGGCGCTCATCAAGGCGCGCAGCTCCAGGGTCTTGTCGGTCGCGCCGGTGACTTGGAGATTCCAGACCTTGTGATCCCAGAGCGGCGAGCCTTCGAGGATACGATGCAGCGCGCCGCGAACCTCCTGAACCGGCACCGTGTAGTCGACGTGGAGAAACACGGTCCCCAAGATATCGGCCGACTTGCGGGTCCAGTTCTGAAACGGTTTTTCGATGAAGTAGGACAGTGGCACGACCAGCCGCCTGAGGTCCCAGATCCGCACCACCACGTAGGTCATGTGGATCTCCTCGACCCAGCCCCACTCGTTCTCGACGATGACGACATCGTCGATGCGGATCGGCTGCGTGAGGGCGAGCTGGATGCCGGCGATCAGGTTTGAGAGCACCGGACGCGCTGCGAAGCCGGCGACGATGCCGGCGATCCCCGCCGACGCGAAGAGTGTCACGCCGATCTGACGAATGCTCGGGATCGCCATCAGGATCAGACAGACGGTGACGACCAGTATGAAAGCGGCCAGGATACGCTGAAGGACGCGAACACGCGTGTGTGCCTCTCGGGCCGCGAGGTTGTCCGCCACGCTGACGTCGTAGCGGGCGGCAACGACGACGTTGATGATCCGCGTGAGACTGAAGGCGAGCCAACCGACGCCGGCGGTGAGTGCCAGCGTCAAGACCCGTTGTGCGCTCGCTCTCGCGTCGTCCGGAATCGGCAATCCGGGCAGCACGAGGAACAACCCGAGGAGGAGAAAGAGCAAGCGCGCCGGTCGCCGGGAGTGGCGCACGACGGCCTCGTCGACGGGCGCGGCGGTCCGGCGGGTGACCTGTGCCAGTCCGGAGAACAACAGCCAATGCGCAATGAAGGCCAGGATCAGCGCTACGGCCGCGATCGAGCCGCTGATCAGCCAGTTCAGCAACACATCCGAAATACGATCGTCGAAAAACGCGCTCAAGGTTCAGCCTCCGATATCGTGGCGTCGGGAGGCCTAACTCTAGCTAATCCAGCGGCACCCCGCCGCGGACGAGGAGGTCCCGCAGGGCCAGGATCACCGGGAAGATCTCGTTGTTCCAGTCGCCGCCCTGGGAGTCGTAGGCCTGCTGCTCCAGTTCGACGATCCAGCGGTCCTCGCGGAAGATCCCCTCGGTGAACCAGACGATGAAGGGCCAGAGCAGGTGGATCAGCCCCGGGATCGGCGGCTTCTCGACCATGATCATGCCGAAGGTGTGGTTGATCCGCTGCTCCCTGTCGACCGGGATGTAGACGTTCCAGAGGTCGAGCGCCGGGGTCTCGCTGCCGGCGGTCCAGAATTTCAGGCCCTGGTAGGGATACTCGGTGCGGATCGTCATCAGGTCCCGGCGCTTGCGGCCTTCGGCGTTGTCCTTCTTGCCGATGATGAACCACTCGCCGAAGGACTGCTTGCCGCTGGTCCGGCCGAAGGAGTAGTCGGCCTCGACCCAGTTCTCGCCGCTGCGCTTGCCCAGGTAGATGGTCTTGATGCCGCCCATCAGCTTGCGGTGCAGGAACTGATGGTTCATGTCCATCAGGTTCTCGTGCATGAAGGAGTAGTGGCAGTCGACCCGCCGGTCCAAGTAGCGGGTCTTGTACTTCGGGTTGCCGTGGGTCGGGATCTCCGGGAAGGCCGTGGTCTCGGCCTTGGCGATGTCACCGGGGAAAATGAAGATCAGACCGTAGGCCTCGCGGCAGGGATAGCAGCGCACCCCGTTGGGCCGCCGGACCCCCGTTTCCTGATCCTTGCCGAGGTAGGGGATCTCGATGCAGCGCCCCTCGGTATCGTAGGTCCAGCCGTGATAGCCGCAGCGCAGCCCCTTGGGACAGACCACCCCGTTGCTCAAGGGCACCTGACGGTGGGCGCAGCGGTCCTCCAGGGCGAAGCAGCCGCCGTCCGCGGCGCGGACCAGGACGATGGGATCGCCGGCAAACTGCACGGCCAGGACCTTGCCCGGCTTCAGGTTGCTGGAGCGCGCGACCGGGTACCAGAAGTCGGGATGGAGCCCGGTCTGCCGCAGGTCCGCCGGCTTGGCATCTGCGGGCTGGGCATAGAGATCGGGCTTGGTCACGATCGCCATGAGGATCGGTCCTTTCCTGGCATTTCCTGCAGGATCAAGCGATCCGAGCCACGGACCGAAATCCCCTTTGACGGCCTTCCCAACCGAATGGTTTTGACGCTTAGCATTTTCGGACCGGAGGTGAAAAGCGGCCAAACCTGCATCGGGTGAGAATTCTTCGCGATCGACGGCCTTCTCGACCTGGGGACCGCCGCGGCACTAAGCTGAAGCGCCAGGAAACGGAAAGATCCGGGAGGTTCGAGATGACCGGACAGACTGCGCGGCAACGCAGCGGCGGCTGCCTCTGCGGCGCCATCCGCTATCTCGCCGAGGGAGAGCCCCTGTGGGTCGCCCATTGCCATTGCAAAAGCTGCCGCCGGACGACCGGGACGGCGCTGGTCACCTACGCCGGCTACGCCCGCGGCCAGGTGACCTTCGCCTCAGGCGCGCCGGCCCGCTACGCCTCCTCGCCCGGCGTCACCCGATCCTTCTGCGGCACCTGCGGCACCCCGATCGCCTACGAAGGCAAACGCTGGCCCGAGGAGATCCACCTCCTGCTCTGCACCTTGGACGAACCCGAGGGCCTCGAACCCCAAGGCCACGTGTACGTCGCCGAGCAGCTTCCCTGGCTGAAGCTGGCCGACGGCCTGCCCCGCCATGCCGGCTCGTCTTCGGAGGACGGTTAAAAACCGCTCGGATCCAACCGAGCCAATCACAGTGGACTTGCGCTCGGCAGGCGTCTCCCGGCCGCGCGGCGGCCTGTCCTGGGCGCACCGGTATAGCGGCCGTCGGCGAAGGACCCGAGGGCTTCCCGGGACGACACCACTGGAACAGCTCACCGCAACAGGATCCGGGGTTCCGAAAGGTGCGGGCCTCAGCGGCCCGCTCTGTCGAGGTTGGCGCCGGGCCGCAGGCGCGGCAAGGCGAGGCTTAGACGCCTTCAGGAGTCGCGCAGCGGCTGCCGCGATACCAGGACTTCTGGACCCGCCCGAAGCTGTCGATGGTGAAGCGGGTGATGCAGACCACGTTGTCTTCCAGCAGGGCCCGGTATTCGATGACCCGGCCGCCGGTCTCCATGGCGTGAGAGCTGTCGGGGATCCCCCAAGACGCGACGAGATTGGCC from Kiloniellales bacterium encodes:
- a CDS encoding GFA family protein, which gives rise to MTGQTARQRSGGCLCGAIRYLAEGEPLWVAHCHCKSCRRTTGTALVTYAGYARGQVTFASGAPARYASSPGVTRSFCGTCGTPIAYEGKRWPEEIHLLLCTLDEPEGLEPQGHVYVAEQLPWLKLADGLPRHAGSSSEDG